A region of Plantactinospora sp. BC1 DNA encodes the following proteins:
- a CDS encoding CDP-alcohol phosphatidyltransferase family protein — translation MGTPAELDGPAVGLAVQFVLLAALSATVGLGPAGWFAGSAYAVVTWLLLGRAMRRSGARMLGAANQVTLARGTLVGGVTALVAASFWSPAPVGLLVAVAGVALALDWVDGQVARRTGTTSALGARFDMEVDAFLILVLSAYLAQSLGAWVLAIGVLRYLFVAAAWALPWLNAALPHRFSRKTVAAMQGIVLAVASSGLLPGPLAYASVGLALALLCWSFGRDVGWLWRAHHRDPVPVGSR, via the coding sequence GTGGGCACGCCAGCGGAGCTGGACGGACCGGCGGTGGGGCTGGCCGTCCAGTTCGTGCTGCTGGCGGCGCTCTCCGCCACGGTCGGGCTGGGCCCCGCCGGCTGGTTCGCCGGTTCGGCGTACGCGGTGGTCACCTGGCTGCTGCTCGGCCGGGCGATGCGCCGCTCCGGCGCCCGGATGCTCGGCGCGGCCAACCAGGTCACCCTGGCCCGGGGCACCCTGGTCGGCGGGGTGACCGCGCTGGTGGCGGCCTCCTTCTGGTCGCCGGCCCCGGTCGGGCTGCTGGTCGCCGTGGCAGGGGTGGCGCTGGCGCTGGACTGGGTCGACGGTCAGGTCGCCCGGCGCACCGGCACGACCTCCGCGCTCGGCGCCCGGTTCGACATGGAGGTCGACGCCTTCCTCATCCTGGTCCTGAGTGCCTATCTGGCGCAGTCCCTCGGTGCCTGGGTACTGGCCATCGGCGTCCTCCGGTACCTCTTCGTCGCGGCCGCCTGGGCGCTGCCGTGGCTCAACGCGGCGCTGCCGCACCGGTTCTCCCGGAAGACCGTCGCCGCGATGCAGGGCATCGTGCTGGCGGTGGCGAGTTCCGGGCTGCTTCCGGGACCACTGGCGTACGCGTCGGTCGGGCTGGCGCTGGCCCTGCTCTGCTGGTCGTTCGGCCGGGACGTCGGCTGGCTGTGGCGGGCACACCACCGCGACCCGGTACCGGTCGGTTCGCGCTGA
- a CDS encoding zinc-binding alcohol dehydrogenase: MTVRAEAFWLAAPGRGEIRSVPLAPPGADEVLVRTLHSGLSRGTETLVFAGKVPPSQYATMRAPFQEGDFPGPVKYGYLNVGLVEAGPEHLVGRTVFCLFPHQTRYVVPASAVTVVPEGVPASRAVLAGTVETAVNALWDAAPLVGDRVTVVGAGMVGSAVAGVLARFPGARVQLVDADPGRAGVAAALGVDFAAPADASGDRDLVVHASATSAGLTRSLELLAPEGTVVELSWYGDRQVSVPLGENFHSRRLVVRSSQVGTVSPNVRGRRTFADRLALALELLADPVFDALLTGACDFAELPEVLPRLVSGELSALCHVVNYGDAAIDR; this comes from the coding sequence ATGACAGTGCGTGCCGAGGCCTTCTGGCTTGCCGCACCCGGCCGGGGCGAGATCCGGTCGGTACCGCTGGCGCCGCCCGGTGCCGACGAGGTGTTGGTCCGCACTCTCCACTCCGGGCTGAGCCGGGGCACCGAGACGCTGGTCTTCGCCGGCAAGGTGCCGCCGAGCCAGTACGCGACGATGCGCGCCCCGTTCCAGGAGGGCGACTTCCCCGGCCCGGTGAAGTACGGCTACCTCAACGTCGGCCTGGTCGAGGCGGGGCCGGAGCACCTGGTCGGCCGTACCGTCTTCTGCCTCTTCCCGCACCAGACCCGGTACGTCGTGCCGGCGTCGGCGGTCACCGTCGTACCGGAGGGGGTGCCGGCGTCCCGGGCGGTGCTCGCCGGCACCGTGGAGACCGCGGTGAACGCGCTCTGGGACGCCGCGCCGCTGGTCGGCGACCGGGTCACGGTCGTCGGGGCGGGGATGGTCGGCAGCGCGGTGGCCGGGGTCCTCGCCCGGTTCCCCGGCGCCCGGGTGCAGCTGGTCGACGCCGACCCCGGCCGGGCGGGAGTCGCCGCCGCGCTCGGCGTCGACTTCGCGGCGCCCGCCGACGCGTCCGGCGACCGTGACCTGGTGGTGCACGCCAGCGCCACCTCGGCCGGGCTGACCCGGTCGCTGGAACTGCTCGCTCCGGAGGGGACCGTCGTCGAGCTGAGCTGGTACGGCGACCGCCAGGTCAGCGTGCCGCTCGGAGAGAACTTCCACTCCCGCCGGCTGGTCGTACGCAGCAGTCAGGTCGGTACGGTGTCACCGAACGTACGCGGGCGGCGTACCTTCGCGGACCGGCTCGCGCTCGCCCTGGAGCTGCTAGCCGACCCGGTCTTCGACGCCCTGCTCACCGGTGCCTGCGACTTCGCCGAGCTGCCGGAGGTGCTTCCCCGGCTGGTCAGCGGGGAACTATCCGCGCTGTGTCACGTGGTCAACTACGGTGACGCGGCGATCGACCGTTAG
- a CDS encoding 6-carboxytetrahydropterin synthase: MFSITVRDHIMIAHSFRGEVFGPAQKLHGATFVVDATFRRPELDADNIVVDIGLASGALAEVLGELNYRNLDDEPSLAGINTSTEALAQIIADRLAERVQAGQLGAGARGLTGITVTLHESHIAWASYERTL, from the coding sequence TTGTTCAGCATCACCGTCCGTGACCACATCATGATCGCGCACAGCTTCCGGGGCGAGGTCTTCGGCCCCGCCCAGAAGCTGCACGGGGCGACCTTCGTGGTGGACGCCACGTTCCGCCGGCCCGAACTCGACGCCGACAACATCGTCGTCGACATCGGGCTGGCCTCCGGAGCGTTGGCCGAGGTGCTGGGCGAACTCAACTACCGCAACCTGGACGACGAGCCCTCGCTCGCCGGGATCAACACCTCGACCGAGGCGCTCGCCCAGATCATCGCCGACCGGCTCGCCGAGCGGGTGCAGGCCGGGCAGCTCGGTGCGGGAGCGCGCGGGCTGACCGGCATCACCGTCACGCTGCACGAGTCGCACATCGCCTGGGCCAGCTACGAGCGGACCCTGTGA